Below is a window of Bordetella genomosp. 9 DNA.
GCAACGGCACAGGACGACGTCGTCGTCCAGCGACGCGGCCCAGTCGGCGGGGAAAGGAAACGCCCGTTCCAGCGTATCGCGCACACGCTCCTGTCGCGCCAGCTTGCGCCGCAGCACCTTGGCGCGCGCGGCGTCCACGGACATGCCCAGGTCGGCCAGCAGCGCCAGGGCAGCGCGCTCGCCCGCCAATTCGGCGGCGTCCGCGCCGGCGATGCCCGCACCATCGCCCGCCAGGTAGATGCCCGGAACGGAAGCGCGTCCCGCCGTGTCCTTGACCGGCAACCACGCTCTATCACGTTCGTGATAATCGAAGCGGCAGCCCGCCACCGATGCCAGCTGGGTTTCCGACCGCAGGCCCAGGCCATAGGCCAGCGCGTCGCAGGCGATGCGCAGCGGCTTGCCGCCGTCGCCTTCGCCCTGCCGGCACACCAGGCCGGAGATACGCTCGTAGCCGATGGCATGGTCCGGCCGCACGCCGCTGTACATGGGTATGCCGTGAAGGCGCAGCCAGCCCATGGTGTACACGCCCTTGGCCGCCAGGCCGGGGGCGAGCAGCATGCCGGGGAGGCTGGACAGGCGAGCCGCGGTGGTGGCGGTGTCGAGCACGGCGGCCACCTGGGCCCCCGCCTTGGCGTATTGATACGCCACCAGGTACAGCAACGGGCCCGTGCCCATGAACGCCACGCGCTGGCCCACGCCGCAGCCCTGGAATTTCAAGGCGACCTGCGCGCCGCCCAGGGTGTAGACGCCGGGCAGGGTCCATCCCGGGAAGGGCAGCACGCGGTCCGTGGCGCCGGTGGCCAGGATCAGGTGGCTGTAGGCGATGGTCTCGTTGCTGCCGTCGCGCAGCACGTCCAGCACGCCGTCCTCGCAATTCCATACCAGCGCGCCAGGGCGGTAGTCGATGGCCGGCATCAGGTCGCGCATCGTCGCGTGCAGCCGCGCCGCCTTGCGGTGCTCGAAGCCGTACAGCTCCCGGCCGGAACGCTGGAAGCCGGCGGGCGGCTGGCGATAGATCTGGCCGCCGGCACGCTGGGCTTCGTCCAGCACGATGGGGCGCAGGCCTGCCTTGACCAGGGCCTGGGCGGCGCGTATGCCGGCCGGGCCGGCGCCGACGATGACGGGGCGCGGTTCAGGCGGAGCGGCCGGGTTCATGGCGGTCCTCCTTGTGTGCGTTCGACAGCAGCCGCATGCCGGCCGCGATGAACGTGGTGCAGGCGCGCAGGCGGGTGCCGTCTTCGAGACGCATCCAGCAATCCTGGCAGGCGCCCATCATGCAGAAACCGGCGCGCGGGGCGCCGCTGAATTCGGTTTCGCGCACATGGTCGGCGTGCGTCAGGACGGCGGTCAGCACGGTGTCGCCTTCCAGCGCCCGCAGCGGGCGGCCGTCCAGCATGAAGTCCACCGGCGCGCGATCCCGCTCGGCCAGCCGGGTCAGCAGGGCTTGCGATGGCGTGGCGTTCATCGCTGCCCCACCAGGACGCGGTCCAGGCCGTAGACGCGGTCCAGCAGCAGCATGGCGACGGCGGTCAGCGCGATGACGGTGGCCGATACGGCGGCCATCATGGGATCGATGGACTCGGTCGCGTACATGTACATGCGCACGGGCAAGGTGATGGTGGAAGGCGCGGTGATGAACACCGACATGGTGAGCTCGTCGAAACTGTTGATGAAGGCCAGCAGCCAGCCGCCGAAGACGCCGGGGATGATCAGCGGCAACGTGACGCGGAAGAACACCGTGGCGCGGCTGGCGCTGAGCGACAGCGCCGCATGCTCGACGGAGCGGTCGAAGCCGGTCAACGAACCGACCAGCAGGCGCAGCACGTACGGCGTGACGACGACGACGTGGCTGGCCACCAGCCAGGTGAAGCTGCCGGCGCTGCCGATCAGGGCGAAGAAGCGCATCAGCGCGACGCCCAGCACCAGGTGGGGAATCATCAGCGGCGACAGCAGCAGGCCGTTCAGGAGGTCGCGACCCGGAAACTTGTAGCGCGTGATGGCGCTGGCGGCCGGCAGCGCCAGGCACACCGCCAGCGTGGCCGACAGCGTCGCCAGCAGCAGGCTGTTGCGGAAGGACTGCATGAAATCCGAATGCGCGAACAGCGCGCGGAACCAGCGCAGCGAGAAATCGTGGATCGGGATGCTCAGGGTCGACGCGGGCGTGAAGGCGACCAGGCAGACGACGACCAGCGGCGCCAGCACGAAGGCCACGACCAGGGCATTGAAGGCGAGCGCCAGGGGACCGTTCTTCAGCATGTGTTATCCCAGGCTGCGGCGATAGGACCGCTCGATGACGCGGTTGTAGGCCATCATGATGATGATGTTCGCGACCAGCAGCAGGATCGCCAGGGTGGCGCCCAGCGGCCAGTTCAGTTCGGTCAGGAACTCGTCGTAGACGATGGTGGCCACCATCTTCAGCCGGCGGCCGCCCAGCAGCGCGGGGATGGCGAAGGAGCTGGCGCTCAGGCCGAACACGATCAGGCTGCCGGACAGCACGCCCGGCATGCATTGCGGCAGCACCACGCGCAGCATGGTCTGCAGGCGGGAGGCGTTCAGGGAATACGCGGCATGCTCGACCGAAGGGTCCAGCTTCTGCAGCGACGTCCAGACGGGGATGATCATGAAGGGCAGCATGATGTGCACCAGGCCGATGACGATGGCCGTGGGCGTGTACAGCAGCGGTCCCAGTCCCAGCGCGCGGGCCGCCTGGCCCAGCAGGCCGGCGGGGCCCAGCAGCATGCTCCAGCCGAAGGCGCGCACCACCAGGGAGATCAGCAGCGGCGACAGCACCGCGAGCAGGAAGATCGAACGCCAGGGCGCCCGCATGCGGCTCAGGATATAGGCTTCCGGCACGCCGACGGCGACGCAGATCGCGGTGGTCAGCACCGAGATCCACAGGGTGCGCCAGAAGATGCCCAGGAAGTAGGGATCGCTGAGCACCGTGGCGTAGTGGTGCAGCGTCAGGCCGGCCTGTATGCCGGTGTTGTAGTCGAAGGGGCGGAAGGTCAGGACGAAGGTCAGGCCCAGGGGCGTGACGACCAGCGCCAGGAAGACGATGCCGATGGGCAGCGAGCCCAGCATCGCGGGCAGGCCATCCAGCCTGCGGCCCGGAACGCTCATTGTTTACCCTCCTGTCGCTGCGCGCCCCCCTCCCCGGGGGAGGATTCGCGCTTGGGGCGGCCCGGCGCGCTCATTGTTTACCCTCCTGCCGCCCGACGTCCGGCAGCACCCGGACGACGTCGGGCTGCCAGTCCACGCCGACGCGTTCGCCATCGTCGTGGGGCGCGCGGCCGTCGTTGGGGGTGAGCACGGTCAGCACGCCCAGCGGTGTGTCCAGCTCGTACATCCACTGGCTGCCCAGGAAATAGCGGGTGGTGACGGTGCCGGTCAGCCGGCCCTGGCCGGCGGCCACCGGCAGCAGCTTTTCCGGCCGCAGGCAGACGCGCACGGCGTCGCCCTGGCGCAGGCCCTGCCCGTCGACGTCCAGGCTCAACTCCCCGCTGCGCACTTCCGCGCGCGCGCCCGCCCGCGTCACCGTGGCCGGCAGGAAATTCGTCTTGCCCACGAAGCGCGAGATGAACTCACTGCCCGGATGCTCGTACATCCGGTACGGACGGTCGATCTGCGTCGCGCGTCCTTCCTGCATCACGACCACGCGATCGCTGATCGACAAGGCCTCGGCCTGGTCGTGGGTGACCATCAGGGTGGTGGTGCCCGTCTTGCGCTGGATGGCCCGCAGCTCGAACTGCATATCCTCGCGCAGCTTGGCGTCCAGGTTCGACAGCGGCTCGTCCAGCAGCAGCACCGGCGGGCGGATAACCAGCGCGCGCGCCAACGCCACGCGTTGCCGCTGGCCGCCGGACAGCTCGCGCGGATAGCGGTCGCCGTGCTGGTCCAGCTTGACCAGCGCCAGCGCCTCGCGGGTGCGCTCGCGGCGTTCCGCGCGCGCCACCTTGCGCATGGACAGCCCGAACTCCACGTTGTCCGCCACCGTCAGATGCGGGAACAGCGCATAGGTCTGGAACACGATGCCCAGGCCGCGCGTGTTGGGCGGCGCGTGGGTGATGTCGCGGCCGTCCAGCACCACCCGGCCGCGCGTGACTTCGGCGAAGCCGGCAATCATCTGCAGGGTGGTCGTCTTGCCGCAGCCCGAAGGCCCCAGCAGGGACACGAATTCGCCCTGCTCCACGACCAGGTCGAGATCCTGTACGACGCGCAGATCGCCGTAGTCCTTGGAAAGCTTTTCCAGGCGCAGAAATGACATGCCAGGCCCCGCCGTGTTGTGTGAAGGATTTCGGCCCGCCCGGGGGCCGACGCTGCTCAATGCCAGCGCAGTCTAGGTTTCCCAGCCAAGGCCGGTCAATGGGGTTTTTCCGTACAGCCGATTATTTCTGTGTATTTTTCCGTTGTATAGAATTACGATGACGCCATTGCCCCGACTTATGCGAACGGATGGAATCCAGGATGACTTCTTCCGACGGTATGGAAAATGGAACCGCCGACGCGGGCGCCGTCGGCGCGCGCGGTGCCCCGCCTGATTCGGCGTCTGGGGAGCCATCGGGTACACCGGCGGATTCGAACGCCCAGGGCGTCCTGCAGCGCGCCTTCACCGTGTTGCGCGCCCTGGCGGACGCCAAGGGCGAAGCGCTGCGGCTCACCGAAATCGCCAAGCGCACCGGCCTGGCGCCCGCCACCGCGCACCGGGTCCTCCAGGGCCTGATCCAGGAAGACGCGGTGGAACAGCCCGCCGGCGGCAAGGCCTATCAGTTGAGCGTGGCCTTCTACGCGCTGGGGTCGGCGGCGGGACGCTACCGTTCCAACCTGCGGGAAATCTATCGGCCTTCCATGCTGCGGCTGTGCGGCATGCTCAGCGACACGATTTTCATCCTGGTGCGCCAGGGTTTCGACGCGATCTGCCTGGACCGCATCGACGGCCCCTTCCCGGTGCGCTCGCACACCGGCGACATCGGCGGCCGCGTGCCGCTGGGCCTGGGCCAGGGCGCACTGATCCTGCTGGCCAGCCTGCCCCCCGCCGAGCGCGAGGAAGTGATCCGCTTCAACATCCCGCGCCTGCACCACCTGGGCTTCATCGACGAAATCTCCATGCGGGTGCGCATCAAGCAATGCCTGGAATCGCGCTACGCGTACAGCGACGGGCCGGGCCTCTATCCCGGCATCGCCGGCCTGTCGGTGCCGATCGAGGACCGCAACGGCGATACGGTCGCGGCCCTGAGCGTCGCCGCTCCGCAGGAGCGCCTGAGCGGCGAACGCCTGCCGCTCATCGTCGAAATGCTGCACAAGGAAGCCCGCGCGATCGGCGCGCAGATCAATCCTTTCGATCCGGCGCTGCGCCGTCCCAGCCATTTCCTGGGGCGTGGCAATCGGGAATAGCCGGGCAGGCGGTCTTTACTACTTACAGGCTGTTTTTATCGAATACAGCCTGGAAGGCGTAAAAGCGAAATACTACCTTTGAGTTGTATTTGGCCAGTACAACCGATAGACTGTATCCAGTCCGTCTACCGGAGCCCATATGGACTTTCCCGTCCGCACCCTGCAGCAACTGCGGCCCGTGCTGCAAGGCTTCCGCAAGGCCAAGGGCCTGACCCAGGCACAGCTCGCTGCACGCCTGGGCATCAGCCAGCAAAGCTACGCCAAGCTGGAGGCCGCGCCCGCCAAGGCCAGCGTCGAACGCCTGTTCACCGTCCTGCAAATGCTGCGCGTGGAGGTCCACCTGCGCCCTATGGACCAACAGGACGCCAACGCGTCCAAGTTGGAGTGGTGACATGGCCCGAAAGCCA
It encodes the following:
- a CDS encoding FAD/NAD(P)-dependent oxidoreductase: MNPAAPPEPRPVIVGAGPAGIRAAQALVKAGLRPIVLDEAQRAGGQIYRQPPAGFQRSGRELYGFEHRKAARLHATMRDLMPAIDYRPGALVWNCEDGVLDVLRDGSNETIAYSHLILATGATDRVLPFPGWTLPGVYTLGGAQVALKFQGCGVGQRVAFMGTGPLLYLVAYQYAKAGAQVAAVLDTATTAARLSSLPGMLLAPGLAAKGVYTMGWLRLHGIPMYSGVRPDHAIGYERISGLVCRQGEGDGGKPLRIACDALAYGLGLRSETQLASVAGCRFDYHERDRAWLPVKDTAGRASVPGIYLAGDGAGIAGADAAELAGERAALALLADLGMSVDAARAKVLRRKLARQERVRDTLERAFPFPADWAASLDDDVVLCRCEEITVGALRASAHIEGTRELNRGKALTRVGMGRCQGRMCGAAAAEVLARASGVALPQVGWLRAQPPVKPIPIQLFSLDAREAPDSALSGGGR
- a CDS encoding (2Fe-2S)-binding protein, yielding MNATPSQALLTRLAERDRAPVDFMLDGRPLRALEGDTVLTAVLTHADHVRETEFSGAPRAGFCMMGACQDCWMRLEDGTRLRACTTFIAAGMRLLSNAHKEDRHEPGRSA
- a CDS encoding ABC transporter permease; translation: MLKNGPLALAFNALVVAFVLAPLVVVCLVAFTPASTLSIPIHDFSLRWFRALFAHSDFMQSFRNSLLLATLSATLAVCLALPAASAITRYKFPGRDLLNGLLLSPLMIPHLVLGVALMRFFALIGSAGSFTWLVASHVVVVTPYVLRLLVGSLTGFDRSVEHAALSLSASRATVFFRVTLPLIIPGVFGGWLLAFINSFDELTMSVFITAPSTITLPVRMYMYATESIDPMMAAVSATVIALTAVAMLLLDRVYGLDRVLVGQR
- a CDS encoding ABC transporter permease, yielding MSVPGRRLDGLPAMLGSLPIGIVFLALVVTPLGLTFVLTFRPFDYNTGIQAGLTLHHYATVLSDPYFLGIFWRTLWISVLTTAICVAVGVPEAYILSRMRAPWRSIFLLAVLSPLLISLVVRAFGWSMLLGPAGLLGQAARALGLGPLLYTPTAIVIGLVHIMLPFMIIPVWTSLQKLDPSVEHAAYSLNASRLQTMLRVVLPQCMPGVLSGSLIVFGLSASSFAIPALLGGRRLKMVATIVYDEFLTELNWPLGATLAILLLVANIIIMMAYNRVIERSYRRSLG
- a CDS encoding ABC transporter ATP-binding protein; protein product: MSFLRLEKLSKDYGDLRVVQDLDLVVEQGEFVSLLGPSGCGKTTTLQMIAGFAEVTRGRVVLDGRDITHAPPNTRGLGIVFQTYALFPHLTVADNVEFGLSMRKVARAERRERTREALALVKLDQHGDRYPRELSGGQRQRVALARALVIRPPVLLLDEPLSNLDAKLREDMQFELRAIQRKTGTTTLMVTHDQAEALSISDRVVVMQEGRATQIDRPYRMYEHPGSEFISRFVGKTNFLPATVTRAGARAEVRSGELSLDVDGQGLRQGDAVRVCLRPEKLLPVAAGQGRLTGTVTTRYFLGSQWMYELDTPLGVLTVLTPNDGRAPHDDGERVGVDWQPDVVRVLPDVGRQEGKQ
- a CDS encoding IclR family transcriptional regulator produces the protein MTSSDGMENGTADAGAVGARGAPPDSASGEPSGTPADSNAQGVLQRAFTVLRALADAKGEALRLTEIAKRTGLAPATAHRVLQGLIQEDAVEQPAGGKAYQLSVAFYALGSAAGRYRSNLREIYRPSMLRLCGMLSDTIFILVRQGFDAICLDRIDGPFPVRSHTGDIGGRVPLGLGQGALILLASLPPAEREEVIRFNIPRLHHLGFIDEISMRVRIKQCLESRYAYSDGPGLYPGIAGLSVPIEDRNGDTVAALSVAAPQERLSGERLPLIVEMLHKEARAIGAQINPFDPALRRPSHFLGRGNRE